The following are encoded in a window of Actinomycetes bacterium genomic DNA:
- the crtI gene encoding phytoene desaturase family protein, with protein sequence MARVVVVGAGMGGLAVAARLATAGHDVVVCEQSDRVGGKVGTVERDGFVFDTGPSLLTLPAVYRDLFVKTGRPIEDSLDLVEVDPAFRYRFPGLNGVGDGGPVWLDVPNASRARTVAAMDAALGSGAGEDWAGFLDRAHQVWQVTRGPFLESPLEGPRDLLRLARRTSDVRTVAPWSSLRAIGRKHLRDPRLRMLLDRYATYTGSDPRRAPAALAVVPYVEQTFGAWHVSGGIRRLADAVHERALLRGVDVRTGTEVTGVLVEGGRAAGVELADGQRIAADVVVSDADATHLYGDLVQRTVAASARRRLARATPSLSGFVLLLAVRGRTPELAHHTVL encoded by the coding sequence GTGGCCCGGGTCGTCGTCGTCGGAGCCGGGATGGGCGGGCTCGCAGTCGCCGCCCGGCTGGCCACCGCCGGCCACGACGTCGTCGTGTGCGAGCAGTCGGACCGCGTCGGGGGCAAGGTCGGCACCGTCGAGCGGGACGGCTTCGTGTTCGACACCGGCCCATCACTGCTGACGCTGCCCGCCGTCTACCGCGACCTGTTCGTCAAGACCGGCCGGCCGATCGAGGACTCGCTCGACCTGGTCGAGGTCGACCCGGCGTTCCGCTACCGCTTCCCGGGGCTGAACGGGGTCGGCGACGGCGGGCCGGTGTGGCTCGACGTGCCCAACGCGTCGCGCGCCCGGACCGTCGCGGCGATGGACGCCGCCCTGGGATCCGGCGCGGGCGAGGACTGGGCGGGCTTCCTCGACCGGGCGCACCAGGTCTGGCAGGTCACGCGCGGTCCCTTCCTCGAGTCGCCCCTGGAGGGCCCTCGCGACCTGCTCCGGCTCGCGCGACGTACGTCCGACGTCCGCACGGTCGCGCCGTGGTCGTCGCTGCGTGCCATCGGCCGCAAGCACCTGCGCGACCCGCGGCTGCGGATGCTGCTCGACCGCTACGCGACCTACACCGGGTCCGACCCGCGGCGGGCGCCCGCGGCACTGGCCGTGGTTCCCTACGTCGAGCAGACCTTCGGCGCGTGGCACGTGTCGGGCGGCATCCGCCGGCTGGCGGACGCGGTGCACGAGCGCGCGCTGCTGCGCGGCGTGGACGTGCGGACCGGCACCGAGGTGACCGGGGTGCTGGTCGAGGGCGGCCGGGCCGCGGGAGTCGAGCTGGCCGACGGCCAGCGGATCGCGGCCGACGTCGTCGTGTCGGACGCCGACGCGACGCATCTCTACGGCGACCTGGTGCAGCGCACGGTGGCGGCCTCGGCCCGGCGCCGGCTGGCCCGCGCGACGCCGTCGCTGTCGGGGTTCGTGCTGCTGCTTGCGGTCCGTGGGCGCACGCCCGAGCTGGCCCATCACACCGTGCT
- a CDS encoding molybdopterin-dependent oxidoreductase, translated as MGRTRTLLGALAGLVAAGVALGVAELVAALLRPEASPVVAIGGSVIDATPAWLKDWAVTTFGTNDKPVLVGSILVVLVLLALVTGAVTVRRQGAGLAGVAALGLVGAAAAATRPEGRFLDPLPSVAGAAAGAIALVLLLRPLTDHDPDAPLADESRRQVLVGLLAAGSVAVVAGTFGRLVTRRREGVTASRAAVRLPAPVAAAEPLPRATELPVGGLSPFTTPNDDFYRIDTALVVPQVRTEDWELRVHGMVDRELRLSWRDLLARDLVESDITLTCVSNEVGGSYVGNARWLGARLADLLTEAGVRADPDMILSRSADGMTIGTPTSVVMDGRDALLAVGMNGEPLPVLHGFPCRMVVPGLYGYVSATKWLVDLELTRFDRAKAYWTERGWAEKGPIRTMSRIDTPRTFDRVAAGRVAVAGVAWAQHRGIEAVEVRVDSGPWQQARLADVPSADTWRQWVWSWDARPGAHTLEVRATDADGMTQPERQRDPFPSGATGWHAVTVRVG; from the coding sequence GTGGGCCGCACCCGCACGCTGCTCGGCGCCCTGGCCGGGCTGGTCGCCGCCGGCGTCGCGCTGGGCGTCGCCGAGCTGGTGGCGGCGCTGCTGCGCCCGGAGGCGTCGCCGGTGGTCGCGATCGGGGGCAGCGTCATCGACGCCACCCCGGCCTGGCTCAAGGACTGGGCGGTCACGACGTTCGGGACGAACGACAAGCCGGTCCTGGTCGGGTCGATCCTCGTCGTGCTCGTGCTGCTCGCTCTCGTCACCGGCGCCGTGACCGTGCGACGCCAGGGCGCCGGGCTGGCGGGCGTGGCCGCCCTGGGTCTGGTCGGCGCCGCCGCGGCGGCGACCCGCCCGGAGGGCAGGTTCCTCGACCCGCTGCCGTCGGTCGCGGGAGCCGCGGCCGGGGCCATCGCGCTCGTCCTCCTGCTGCGCCCGCTCACCGACCACGACCCGGACGCGCCGCTCGCCGACGAGAGCCGCCGCCAGGTGCTCGTCGGGCTGCTGGCGGCCGGCTCGGTCGCCGTGGTCGCCGGGACCTTCGGCCGGCTGGTCACCCGCCGTCGCGAGGGTGTGACGGCGAGCCGGGCCGCGGTGCGGCTCCCGGCGCCGGTTGCGGCGGCGGAGCCGCTGCCGCGGGCCACCGAGCTGCCGGTGGGCGGCCTCTCGCCCTTCACGACGCCGAACGACGACTTCTACCGGATCGACACCGCGCTGGTCGTCCCGCAGGTGCGCACCGAGGACTGGGAGCTGCGGGTCCACGGGATGGTGGACCGCGAGCTGCGGCTGTCCTGGCGCGACCTGCTGGCCCGCGACCTGGTCGAGTCCGACATCACCCTCACCTGCGTCTCGAACGAGGTCGGCGGGTCGTACGTCGGCAACGCGCGCTGGCTGGGTGCCCGGCTCGCGGACCTGCTGACCGAGGCCGGCGTGCGCGCCGACCCCGACATGATCCTGTCGCGCTCCGCGGACGGGATGACGATCGGCACCCCGACCTCCGTGGTCATGGACGGCCGGGACGCCCTGCTCGCGGTCGGGATGAACGGTGAGCCGCTCCCGGTGCTGCACGGGTTCCCGTGCCGGATGGTGGTGCCGGGTCTCTACGGCTACGTGTCGGCCACCAAGTGGCTGGTCGACCTCGAGCTCACCCGCTTCGACCGCGCCAAGGCCTACTGGACCGAGCGCGGCTGGGCCGAGAAGGGGCCGATCCGCACGATGTCGCGGATCGACACCCCGCGGACGTTCGACCGGGTCGCGGCCGGCCGGGTCGCGGTCGCGGGGGTCGCGTGGGCGCAGCACCGCGGGATCGAGGCGGTCGAGGTGCGGGTCGACAGCGGCCCGTGGCAGCAGGCCCGGCTCGCCGACGTGCCGTCGGCGGACACCTGGCGGCAGTGGGTCTGGTCGTGGGACGCCCGGCCCGGTGCGCACACCCTCGAGGTGCGCGCGACCGACGCCGACGGCATGACGCAGCCGGAGCGGCAGCGCGACCCGTTCCCGTCCGGCGCCACCGGCTGGCACGCCGTGACGGTGCGGGTCGGCTAG
- a CDS encoding LLM class flavin-dependent oxidoreductase, translating to MTSRAATGMCFQRTYPPSLLTEMARRLDEGGADQLWLIEDCFYTGGVSLAAAALAVTDRLQVGLGILPAVARNAAVTAMEIATLCGLGPGRVLPGIGHGVQEWMAQMGARTPSPLTTLDEVITAVTRLLAGETVSMEGREVQLRDVALDQAPVDPPPVLAGVRGPKSLALAGRVAGGVVLAEPASPTYVRLALEQAGHPDPFHVAVFAPLCVDRDRDTARRTMAPWLGDVLDAPNAGVMAMPFADDLIALHRDKGLDGIMAMPDDWWLEIGPVGTLDDAAAHLTLLEEAGAHSIGLFPAPEVEIGRAQVDDVLALARR from the coding sequence GTGACCTCTCGCGCCGCCACCGGCATGTGCTTCCAGCGCACCTACCCGCCGTCGCTCCTGACCGAGATGGCCAGACGGCTCGACGAGGGCGGCGCCGACCAGCTGTGGCTGATCGAGGACTGCTTCTACACCGGCGGCGTCAGCCTCGCCGCGGCTGCGCTCGCCGTGACCGACCGGCTGCAGGTCGGGCTGGGCATCCTGCCGGCCGTCGCGCGCAACGCCGCAGTGACCGCCATGGAGATCGCGACCCTGTGTGGGCTCGGGCCGGGGCGGGTCCTGCCCGGCATCGGGCACGGCGTGCAGGAGTGGATGGCGCAGATGGGTGCCCGCACCCCGTCGCCTCTCACGACGCTCGACGAGGTCATCACCGCGGTCACCCGGTTGCTCGCCGGCGAGACGGTGTCGATGGAGGGCCGCGAGGTGCAGCTGCGCGACGTGGCGCTCGACCAGGCACCGGTCGACCCACCGCCCGTCCTGGCCGGGGTCCGCGGCCCGAAGTCGCTGGCGCTCGCCGGCCGGGTGGCCGGCGGCGTCGTGCTCGCGGAGCCCGCCTCGCCGACGTACGTCCGGCTCGCGCTCGAGCAGGCCGGACACCCGGACCCGTTCCACGTCGCGGTGTTCGCACCGCTGTGCGTGGACCGCGACCGCGACACCGCGCGGCGCACCATGGCGCCCTGGCTCGGCGACGTCCTCGACGCGCCCAACGCGGGTGTGATGGCGATGCCCTTCGCCGACGACCTCATCGCCCTGCACCGGGACAAGGGTCTCGACGGGATCATGGCGATGCCCGACGACTGGTGGCTGGAGATCGGCCCGGTCGGCACGCTCGACGACGCCGCGGCCCACCTGACCCTCCTCGAGGAGGCCGGCGCGCACAGCATCGGCCTCTTCCCGGCCCCCGAGGTCGAGATCGGGCGCGCGCAGGTCGACGACGTGCTGGCCCTGGCCCGTCGCTAG